The nucleotide window TGTTGAACACAGTGGGAGACTCTCCGGCCTTTCCCAGTTCACTCCAAGGGTGATGTTTCCCAAGCTAACTGAACTGCTAACTGCTTACCTTTCTCTTTCAGAACTCTATCCGTCACAACCTTTCCCTCCATGACATGTTTGTTCGGGAGACATCTGCCAATGGCAAGGTCTCTTTCTGGACCATTCACCCAAGTGCCAATCGCTACTTGACGTTGGACCAAGTGTTTAAGGTGATTGTTCCTGTTTCATCTAGACAGCCAGAGTTGTTGGCTGTAGAGCCTTCTGGAAAGGAGCAGTGTCCCTCCTGACGTTCTCTGATTGAGAGAGAGCTAGAAGCCAGTCAGCCAATTAATGACTTGCATAATTAATGACTGTTAATGCCCTGAACTCAGGTGACAGATACCGAATGACACTCCTTTGCACTAGACCCGAGCACAGAGAACTGTTCTGGTCCAAAATAGAGGAGTCTCTGTCTAACTCCCCTGTAAGtagacagttgtaagcttccAGGTCTCTAACTTGGGGTTCTGATCAGCGAGTCCGGGATGGGCCTAGTGACTGGGCAGAGGGCGTCTGTCAGCACACATGCCCGTgcgtgtgtagaggccagaggaggacactggGGGTCCTGTTCTGCCTTTCTTCGTTTCCTTGGGGTGAGGTCTCATTGAAACTGGAGCCATGCTGATTGTCATGAGCCGCATCCATCCGCCTGTCTGCACCCGGCCCTCATAGTGCTGGGGTGACAAGCACATGCATGGCCACCCCGgctctgttttattgtttaaTGTAGGTGTTggggtctgaactcagatccttatgtgCTACAGCAAGCTGTCCCACCcgctgagccgcctctccagccctgtcattTGTATTTTCAATCTTGCTCCAAAGAACCCTTCTCTAAGTCTAGAGACCAGAAATGGAGCCACAGGAACATGTTTTCAGGAAAAAAGTTGTTTTGGGAACTTGTGAGTACCCACAAGGATGCTGTTGCTGTCCTGTTCTTCTGGAAGGGACCATTATCCATGGTGTCCCTTGGCACCCATCAAATAGGTTTCTTCCTAGTCTGGGTAGATTGACCACGTTGGTGGTAACTTCATCTCATTTCTCTCCCTCGATGCCTGGCCGCCACCAGCCACTGGAACCAGGGTCTCCACAATCGCCCGAAAACTTGGAATCAGTAAGATTCTTTTCCTCTGGCTCGGGGCTTGGCCTTACTTCCCTTCACTGCTCAGCATGGCTTTAGTGGGCAGAGAAGTTGTGATGTGGGGAGGGGACTGTGTTTGGCCCCGTGGCTGCTAGCCCTAAACCCAGCACCACAAAGGTGTGCTGAGCAGGGCAAAGTGGGTGCTGCAGGACCGGCCACTGCAAGGACAAGTGCATGGCACGGGCCTTGCAGGCAGCAGCAGCCTGTTCTCTCAGCCTgccttttctttgtctctctgatagCTGTTGCATTCCCAGGGGGTGGTGAGGATCATGGGTAGGTGTCGCACTGTCCTGTCCTCATATGTCTGTTGCTGTCCACTTTTCCCCGAGCATGGCTTGACAGATTGCACTTACCCCCATCCGTCATTCAAACTAGCTTTTTCTTTCTGGGTTGTTGGATTCTTTCTGATTGTTTGTTGGATTGATGCCAATTGCATCAGCTCAAGTTGGTGGGGTTCCCACGGCCTCCCCTTACCTTACTAGCCCAGGTCTCTTTCTCCCCATAAGCAGCAGCAGAAACGACCCAATCCTGAGCTCCGTAGAAATGTGACCATCAAAACTGAACTCCCGCTGGGCGCACGTGAGTATGAGAGTGGGCCTCAGACCTGCCCAATCCTGGTTCTGGGGCCCGTCTTCAGGTTATGTCACCAACTTAAAGGATCTGAGCCCATAGTTAAACAGAGCTTCTGGAGTGGGGAGTGGTGGACTCCTAGCTTTGCTACCTCTGATCTCTCCTGCTTCTTCCTAGGGCGAAAGATGAAGCCACTGCTCCCACGGGTCAGCTCGTACCTGGTGCCCATCCAGTTCCCAATGAACCAGTCTCTGGTGTTACAGCCCTCAGTCAAGGTGCCGTTGCCTCTGGCAGCTTCCCTTATGAGCTCAGAGCTCGCCCGTCATAGCAAGCGAGTCCGAATTGCACCCAAGGTACTGCTAGCCAACGAAGGGATAGCCCCACTTCCTGCGGCAGGACCAGTGAAGGAGGAGAAACCCCTGCTTGAAGAAGGGCTACTGCCTTTgcttcctattcagtccattaagGAGGAAGAAATCCTGCCTGGGGAGGACCTGCCACACTTAGAGAGGCCTATCAAAGTGGAGAGCCCTCCCTTGGAAGAGTGGCCCTCTCCATGTGCATCACTGAAAGAGGAACTGTCCAATTCCTGGGAAGATTCTTCCTGCTCTCCTACCCCAAAGCCCAAGAAGTCCTATTGTGGGCTCAGATCCCCAGCCCGGTGTGTCTCAGAAATGCTGGTGACGAAgcgaagagagaagagggaggtgagCCGGTCTCGGAGGAAACAGCACCTTCGCCCACCCTGTCTGGATGAGCCTGAGCTGCTCTTCTCAGAGGACCCCAGCACATTACAACCAGCCATGGAGCCCCTCCTCCTAACAGAGTCTTCAGAGCCTGCACCCCAGCTCAGCTGCcctcaggaggagggagggcCCTTCAAGACCCCTGTCAAGGAGACGTTGCCCATCTCTTCCACTCCTAGCAAGTCTGTACTCTCCAGAACCCCTGAGTCCTGGAGGCTCACACCCCCAGCCAAAGTTGGAGGGTTAGATTTCAGCCCAGTACGAACCCCCCAGGGCGCCTTTGGCCCCTTGCCTGACTCCCTGGGGCTGATGGAGCTGAACACCACACCTCTGAAAAGTGTTCCCCTTTTTGACTCACCCCGAGAGCTCCTCAACTCAGAACCCTTTGACCTTGCCTCTGACCCCTTTAGCAGCTCTCCACCTCCACATCTGGAGGTCCCCAAGCCAGGCTCCCCTGAGCCACAGGTTCCCAGCCTTTCAGCCAACCGTTCTGTCACAGAAGGCCTGGTCTTGGACACAATGAATGACAGTCTCAGCAAGATCCTTCTAGACATCAGCTTCCCTGGCCTGGAGGAGGATCCTCTAGGCCCTGACAACATCAACTGGTCTCAGTTCATCCCTGAGCTGCGGTAGAAGCAAGGCCTTGCCCTTGCCACTCAAGCTGCCCACTTGTGTGGCTGGAGAGTGCAAGGCTCAGTGTACCCCGAGCCCTCTGAGGGAAGCTAGCAGGCAAGGGCTGAGCTGTGCCCCTTACCTAATTATGCCAAGACAGTAGTCACATCTAAGCCACTGCTGGGACCTGTGCATGCAGTAGGGTCTCCCAGAGAGTCTGAGTCTTCCACTCTCTCTGCTGGTCACCAAAGGGTGGGTGTGACAAAAGCAGTGATGGTCAGGAAGTGCCCAGTAGTCACCTGCTGCTCCTGGCAGGAGAGCCCTGGCAAATGGTGTAAGTTCCCCAGATGGTCCTCTAATTATAAATGTAAGCTTATTTCCTTAGCTCCTCTCTAGAGACTGCCGGGGTGGGGAGGGTAACACGGGGTTACACTTTGCTTCTGCTTGTGGCCTTTGGGGAAGGGACCTGCGGTGCAGTTTCTTCCACACTTGTGGGTTCTGCTGGAGGCATCTAGACATACAGGTTGGCTTGCCAGGATCCCGCTTACTGCCCTTTCCTGACACCCCCATGTTTCCAAGCCAGTGGTCCTGCAAGAAGAAATCCTGGTGTAAAAGCCTGTTGGATTTGGGTGTAGGGGGATGGATGTGCCTGAAGCAAAGCGTGGGTACTCACGTGAGTCctgttggtgtttgtttctctgaTAGTGTTTCTAATCATGCCAGAGAGTCTAGCATTGAGAGCTCAGGCTGAGGCCTGAGACGGAAGAAGTGACCCCTGACCTGCCTGGCTGCCTTAGCTTGTACCTGAGCTTTGCAAAGAGCCACCCTAGGCTCCAATACACAAGCTAGCACAAAAACACTACTGTAACTACCTACTGAATAAAACCCAGGGTGGCACTGCTGGTCTCGAGGAATTGCATGAGGGTGATGGTGCAGACTGCAGATGGTGGGCAAGGCCTTGCACAGATGTTCCTCCCTTTTCTGACTCAGAAATTGCTAGTTTTGtctggtgtggtggttcatgcctataatctcagcccttgggatagaggcaggaggatcagccaGTCTAGgtacgtgagatcctgtctcccacAAAGTCCAGTTTCCCTGCTGTTCCCCTGCACTGTCCACCTCTTCCTGCCACCTCCAGACCTCCCACCGGACCAGAGTCGGACTTAGGCCCCCGTTGACTCCTCAGGTTACAGCAGCACTtccctcccagtcccttcaaCATTCAGGCCGGAAAGCTGGGCCCATTGCAGGTGTCTCATTACCACTTCTATGGCAGCCCCATGCCTGGGAAcctgcctgcttcctcctcctcaagCCTCCCAGGCAAGGTCCTCCTGGAAGCAGCTCCTGTTATCACATTTTGTAACTAGAACTGACAGCACTGCCCCCTCCCTACCTCACCAGGAAAGCATCAGGGACTGAAGAGCCTCCCAGGACAGGCAGGAGCCTCCTCCCAGCAGCACCAGTCAGGAAGCATCACCATAGCAACCCTAGCAGCAAACAATGGTACCAGAAAGGGCTTTTCCCCAAAGCCTCCCCTCCTGGCTCTGTGGCTCAGAGGAAGAATGGCCAGCAGCTGGAAAAGATCACCCCAAAGGCCATCCGTGAAAGATGTATCTCATGTCAGGGAGCCTTTCCTGCAGGTAGAGTGGGGCCCAACTCTGCAGCTCAACTTTCAGGTTGTCCTGAGCAGCAGGCTTCCTGGAACACAAGCTCCTGCCTTCATCCTATGATTCGCTAAATTAGCTTAGGAGCTTAGGAGGAGGAGCCTGGCTAGCACAGGTTGAAGAGGCCTTATCTAAAGCAATTGGGGCCAGAAATATTCTTAGCTTTGggatttatttttggcttttgaaGTGTTTGGATGTATGTCATAAACTATCTTGGGGAGGGATCCAAAACTTACCGTGAGATTCCTCTGTTTCATAGATGTCTTATACACAGCCTAAAGGTGACTGTGCATGCAATATTTTCAGGAGGTCTGATATTTGAGACTGATCGAAAAGGTTGAATGTGGAATTTTCTGCTTGTGACACCATGCTCTTacccaggggaaaaaaataagatgtTCCGTATTTGGGATCTTGCATTTTCAGATTCCAgggtgtttgttgttttgttttgttttgttttgttttgttttgttttgttttgttttgttgaggtagtcttgctatgtagtcttggctagcCTGATACTATCAGCCTGCAATAGCCCTATTCAaccttccaagggctggtagtATAGATAATGTGCCATTATGCCCAgttttggatttgtttgtttggctttgtttatttttgaggcagaacCTCCCTATATAGCCCCTGGTGAAATTCACACGTAGGCTAGGCTATTGTCAAACCTGTGGAggactgcctctacctcctaacgAGTTACTAGCCGGATTGTCATGCCTGGGATAGACCTGGCATGTTTGTGTTAGCTCTCAGCCCTTTCTTCTGGGGTGTTCTTATAGAAAAGACTTGAGGAGTTAAGTACAGTGAGTCATGCCTGTAATTTTAGCATTCATCAGCCTGGTCCACCAAGGCTACACACGAGATCTTCTCTCACAAAatcaaaaggaagaaggaaggagaaaataaacatgCCAGTGAGCCAACAAGATGGTTCGGGTGGTTAGGACACTTGCTGTGCCTGACAGCGTGAGTTCCATCTCTAGAACTGACGTGGCAGAGAAACCAGACTCCTTCAAGCTGTCCTCAGACCTTCACGTGCATGCTatggcatgtgcatgtatgtccaCATGCActggattttaattttaaagaaataggaTTTAAGGGATGATGCTGAAGGAGCTGGTGGAGTTTTGGAGTGAGGAAAGCCCTAGAGTGGGTGAGAgggaagaacattttaaaagacatttctgGTCCTGGTCAGACTGAACAAGCTTTTAGCCATGTTTCACACAGCTAAGTATGCTGAGGTTGAACACGGCGTAAACCTGAACTCTCCCACTTGGTTGAGACTTCACGTGAATCCCTTACTGTAACGGGGTTTTTCTAACTCTGAAATAGGGACTTGGTTgccatttttgtcagttttctactgctgtgacaaaattcttGTGATAACTCAAAAGAGGAAAAGTCCACTGGGGCTCATGGTAGAGGCTTCCTTCGGTGTGCGGTCATTTGGCCTTGCTGCTCTATACCTGTGAGGCACCCACGGAGGAAGAGCGTGCCAAAGcaggctgctcacctcatgggCACCCAGAAGCAAAGAGGCAGGAAGGGTCCTGGCTCCCACTGTCCCCCTTAAAAGAATGCTGCCAGAGGCCTAACTTCCACGAGGCCCCTCCACCTGAGGTTCTACTGACTCCCAGGCCATACTCAGGCTGGAACCAGGCCTTTTACGCCAGCCTTTGAGGGACATTTACACAAACCAGAGCAGAACTGGATATTTTCTCATGGAGTTGGAGGAAAGGGGGCACCATGTTttgtggagggaagaaaagaaaaggtacgGAAAGAACATTCTAGATGCTTCCTAGCCTGACTGGCCTTTTAATGAGAAATGAGGGAAAAGTGCCAAAGACAGAACAGGTAATAAGAGGACTCTGGGATAGAAAGCCACTTGGCCCTCCTTTAGGGACCAGGAACAAGGGAAAGCCATTGCTAGAATGGCTGCCATGGGTCATCGCCCTGGCCCTGATGTGTCTACAGGGATACATATGAGGGCATGAGAATGGAGGAGAGTGTGGTGAAGAAAGTGGGGGCCAGTGAGATAACTCACAGGgttaaggcatttgccaccaactaatacccaagttcagttcctcagAATtcaagtggaaggagaaaattgacttctctaagtggtcctctgacttccacactcacACCATAACTCAcatatacactaaataaataaaattttaagtacaaGTAGGGCCTAGAGAGAAGTTCAGTgcttaaaagcactggttgctcttccagaggacccaggctcccagcacctacatgatggctcacaccatctctaactccagttccagagcatccaaTGTCCCCTCCTGGCCGCCTTGGGCACCAGCCATGTATGTTGTGCACAGACGTACACATAGtcaagacacccatacacataactttaaaaataaaaatcttaaaccCAAGatacaactttatatatatatgtgtgtgtgtgtgtgtgtgtgtatgtacatgtatgtatatatatatatgtatatatatatatatatatatatatatatacacacacacatataatttttagAAGTTGAGAATGGGAAATCAAAGTCAGAATGTAATAACTGGAAAAAGATTGAGATTTGATAAATCTATGGAAATGATAGGACAGTACAGTAACTTCTGGGTTGGGCAATTACTAGTCTCTTTGAAACAAAATGCCTGATAGCAAAGTtaagaaggatttattgtggctcacagttcaggccTGTAGTCCATCAAGGTAGGAGTCGGTGGCAGTCAGGGAGGTAAAGGctagtgctcagcttgctttctgcttGATGGTGGCATCAGAGTTAATGTGGCTCCTTCCACCTCAGTTAATCTAGATAGCCCCTTGGGAATGTGCCAGGGGCTTGCATCCCAcgtgactctagatcctgtcacGCTGATGATGCTAAGAGAACTAGCTCAGTTTtcaaagtgcttgctacacaagcgTGACGGCCAGAGTTCAATCCCGAGAACTCACAAACAATTCTGCAGGAGACTACAgaggtggctcggtggttaagagtatcTGCAGaggacctacatggcagctcacagccattttAACTCCACTGGGTCCCCTGGATTCTGCCCTCCGAGATTAAtaagcacacatgtacatacttgTTGGtgaaacactcataaaataatatttttcaggTAATAAGTTTCAAATGGAAACACATTTATAATACcagggctgggggttggggtggggagaggtggaTTCCTGAGGCTTGAGGGCTGATGGCCAGGCAGTGTAGCCAGCCCAATAATTCCTAGACCAGTGAGAGataccatctcaaaaaaacaagccGCATCCAAGGTTGTCTcctgagttcacacacacacacacacacacacacacacacacacgcacgcacacacacacctgatgacAGTGGGAACGGACAGATGCCTCCTGGTGGAGGTCATCTACCTCTTGGTGAGTCCTGGGTTGGAGGCTGGCAGCCTGTGCCTGAGGAGGAGAGCAGAGCACCTCTGCAGTGTCCTGCTCCTCTGCTGGCACAGCCAGGCTAGGCTCCCTTTTGTGTCTCCCTAGATGGTCCATGCCAGAGAATCCTTCCCCACCTACCAGACTTGGACTCAGCGTGAGTTCCTCCTGCCTAAAAAGGCAAAGGAGTTGCCAGGCTTCACCCAGCAAGCCTACCACAAGCTGGCCCTGAAGCAGCCACCACACACAGAGATGAGGTCTAAAGTCCATCACCAGGCGCTCTACCCTTGGAAGGATGCAGCCCAGCATACCTGGGGCTTTCACACATGGCTTGATGTGGGACGTCTGCCTGCCACCTTCCCCACCAGGCCAGACAAACCCTATGACAGCAATGTCTGGCGCAGCTTGACTAACTCCGATGCCCACCGTCTCCCAGCTGCTGCCATCCCTCCGCCCTCCTGGATGGGCCCACACAGCTTCCTGACCTTCATCAGTGCTACCCCCATCTTCGTGGACACGAACAGAAAGAACCAAGTGATTCTGAGGACAGTGAGAGAGCTGAAGGAGGTGGAGAAACTCAAGCTGAGGAGTGAACAAAGGGCCCCTCCACTCGATGCCCATGGCAATATTCTGCCCCCACCACACTTCAAGAAGTAAGCTCCCCGCTTCCCAGGCAGTGATCCTGCCGGTGTTCACAtgccccctcccacctctccattCCTGTTACTGGTATCTAATTTTCTTCTCCAAATTTCCCAGTCACAGTCACCGGAAACTTTGTTTCATGCAGCTGGAACCCATGGCCTTGCAAGCAATAACAAGTGTTCTGCCATGGGGCCACACTCCCAACTGCTACCTGAAAGTTGCCGGCCAGGTGGTGCAGGCAGGGTGGGGGGACAGCCCATGGAAAGGCACTTCATTACTTAACtaaaaatgtgaatttaacatctgcttggCCTAGGGATACTGAGAAACGTAATTTAGTCCCTGGCTTCAAAAGATAGaagagacaacaacaaaaccacactaTACCTGCAAAGCACCcaaagtgtgtgtgagagatggtAGGTGTCAttattgtatttcttttgttctgttgagGCAGGAtatcactatatagtccaggctggccctgaccgGCAATTCTCCGGCCTGTcttttgagtgctaggattacatatgtatgccatcatgcctggctgtcatttttttctttttcaagttttttaaaaaattatgtatatgagtgttttgcctgaatgtatgtctgtacaccacaagcgtgcctgatgcctgaggaagccagaaaaggctgttggattccctggaactagagttagagacaaTTGAGAGcggccatgtggttgctgggaattgaacctgggtcctctgagaaagcagctagtgctcttaaccactgagacatctccaggccctccctccctccctccctccctccctccctccctccctccctccctcccttccttccttcttttctcttcccccttcttttcctctttttaaacaaGGAGAATACAGAATGTATTACGTGCTTGAGGCACAAGAGTATTAAACCTCCAGTAAAATCCACCCCCCCCTTTAAAGCTGGAGtctatgtagccaagactggccttgaactcatgattctcctgccttcacctccaaagatccagattagaggcatataccaccacatctAGCCAGTAAAGTTCATTATTAACAGAGGAAGCAGAAGTGAAACCTGGCATCAGAATTAAGTCCAGAGAGTATCATTTTGACAAGTGGTTTGGTTTCTCCAGGGTCAATTGATAAAGGAGGATCATGGACACTTACCTCACTGGATAAGTATGAAATAGGTTGTCAGTATGTAAGAGAACCAAACCAGGAGCTTAGAGTGCAGCTTGGTGGTGGAGTACTTGCTTCCATGCTCAGGGCCTTGGATTCTATCctccacacagaaaagaaaagaaagatgggagAAAGAAATTGAACCAGAGTTAGATGTTACCTTgtccaggaggaggggagggagggatgagtgAGGAgccacctctccctcccaaggGCTAATAGGCAAGTTGACAGTCCTTGGAGGGGAGACATTTCCTTTAAGGGTGGAACCACTGCTGAggtacccatgctcctgtaagtaatcgtAGTGAAACGCATTGGGTCACAATTactagttgggaagaggaagagggtccCTGGGAAAGGAGAGCTAGAAGGCGGTAATGAGAGTGACTATGATTAAAATATGTTgaataaaatacaatgaaatgagttatgtataatatatgataataaaaacaCCTCAAAGCTTAACAGAGAAACCAGGGCTAAGTCTGGAAGGTTAGGTCTTCAGAAGGTTACAGAGGGCTAGAACTGGCTAGGCCCTGCTGGAGtggtcccagcagaggcagataTTAGAgggaactgagagagagagagagagagagagagagagagagagagagagagagagagagagagagagagagaagagaatgtgtgtgtgtgtgtagatgctcGTGGAGGCcggaagggggcatcagatcccttggagctggggtgacaggcttttgtgagccacctgacacagATGCTCGGATCTGAACTCTGCTCTTCTCAGAGCACTAAGctctcttgaccactgagccatctctccagcccggcgagaattttttttttttgagacagggtctctctatgtagccttggctgacctggaactcacagcactagcattaaaggtatgtgccaccatacctagcttgagggtttgttttgcttttcaagacaagatttctttgtgtagccctggctgtcctagaactcaatttgtagaccaggctggcctcaaactcacagagatccacctgcctctgccttctaaatgctgagattaagggtgtgtaccaccacctcctgataagagataaattagatatgaaactttagattcacaaatataggataggtgATAGaatgttttctgtaattttgccaaacacaaatagactagatattgtaactgtaattcttgcttgataactttgttacatataattttactatgttacagttaaaaccttcctttttgattagacagaaaaagggaagtgctgtgggatgtctttctgtactctgtgaatatgtgttgctctgattggttgataaataaagctgcattggcctatggcagggcaggatggagccaggcgggaaaatccaGGAGATAGTGTGAGAaaaaaggagagtggggcagaagctgccagccgccgccagaagaagcaagatgtaaaagtaccggtaagccacagccacgtggtaacttacagattaatagaaatgggttataaGAGCTAGGTAGCCAGAAGCCTGCCATTGGCCATGcaattgtaaataatataagcttccgtgtgattattttataagtggctgagggtcCGTGGGGCCAGGCGGGACCAGAGGAACTCAGAACCGGAGAAACCTGACTACAACCTCCAGGCGgggatttttaattaaaaataaaacaaaaaacccgtgAAGCCTGTGAGTGCAGCTCAGGGGTGGGACACTTGTTTAGTATGCATGAGGCCAggttccacccccagccctgcacacaggcactcacatggAGAGGAATCAGTGGGTGAGTACTTGATGCACAAGCATAAGAACCCGAGTTTGACTCCCCGACACCCATGCAGAAAAAGCTGGGCGCAACCATGCATACTTGTAACCCCAGCGATGTTGGGGGACGGAGACCGGCAGACTCtaggagctcattggccagctagcCTCGCTGAAATGTTAAGCTTCAGATCCAGTGAGAGAGCCCGTTTCAAGGGAGTAAGGC belongs to Peromyscus eremicus chromosome 3, PerEre_H2_v1, whole genome shotgun sequence and includes:
- the Tex52 gene encoding testis-expressed protein 52, translated to MASSWKRSPQRPSVKDVSHVREPFLQMVHARESFPTYQTWTQREFLLPKKAKELPGFTQQAYHKLALKQPPHTEMRSKVHHQALYPWKDAAQHTWGFHTWLDVGRLPATFPTRPDKPYDSNVWRSLTNSDAHRLPAAAIPPPSWMGPHSFLTFISATPIFVDTNRKNQVILRTVRELKEVEKLKLRSEQRAPPLDAHGNILPPPHFKKSRCVSTGGRLEPWGHQILPNPLPNNFSRSWPCPNPQPHYQEKVLKLARLPTVPLSKDLVKDYQGLIEDRVAKPLHYLSKARPPKTSEENWK